The following coding sequences lie in one Paenibacillus durus ATCC 35681 genomic window:
- a CDS encoding manganese catalase family protein, giving the protein MFKRMDEIMIEIPQVNQPDANAAAAVQELLGGKFGEMSTLNNYLFQSFNFRSKTKLKPFYDLIMSITAEEIGHVELVSHAINCCLRGTTSTLEPDATPLGAAKDARISYHFLAGAQGAMPFDSMGNPWTGANVFNSGNLVEDLLHNFFLECGARTHKMKVYEMTDHPSAREVVGFLLVRGGVHVVAYAKALEVATGVDVTRLIPIPSLNNKHFKEAAKYEARGAHTKLYTWSEKDFGTINQIWKGTHPEDNSPLEVVTGAPQGFPIPEAPAVEEEFAPGISSEEFTSIANRLKMAGNISEAKVTARS; this is encoded by the coding sequence TTGTTTAAACGCATGGATGAAATCATGATTGAAATTCCTCAAGTCAATCAGCCCGACGCCAATGCGGCGGCCGCTGTACAGGAGCTGCTGGGCGGAAAGTTCGGCGAGATGTCTACGCTTAACAACTATCTGTTCCAATCCTTTAATTTCCGCAGCAAAACAAAGCTGAAGCCTTTCTACGACCTGATTATGAGCATTACGGCCGAAGAGATCGGCCATGTGGAGCTGGTATCCCACGCAATCAACTGCTGCCTGCGCGGCACCACTTCCACCCTAGAGCCTGATGCCACTCCACTAGGAGCAGCCAAGGATGCGCGTATTTCCTATCACTTTCTCGCGGGAGCGCAGGGAGCGATGCCTTTCGATTCCATGGGTAATCCATGGACCGGTGCAAATGTATTTAACAGCGGCAATCTGGTGGAAGATCTGCTGCATAACTTTTTCCTGGAGTGCGGGGCCAGAACACATAAAATGAAGGTATATGAAATGACGGATCATCCATCCGCCCGTGAGGTGGTCGGGTTTCTGCTCGTACGCGGTGGCGTTCACGTTGTGGCTTACGCCAAAGCGCTGGAGGTTGCGACCGGCGTCGACGTCACGAGACTGATACCGATTCCATCGCTGAATAACAAACATTTCAAAGAAGCGGCCAAGTACGAGGCCAGGGGAGCGCATACGAAGTTGTATACGTGGAGTGAGAAGGATTTCGGGACAATTAATCAAATTTGGAAAGGCACCCATCCCGAGGATAATTCTCCGCTTGAGGTAGTTACGGGAGCGCCTCAAGGCTTCCCGATTCCGGAAGCGCCGGCGGTGGAGGAAGAGTTCGCACCGGGGATTTCTTCCGAGGAATTCACGTCGATTGCGAACCGCCTGAAGATGGCCGGCAACATCAGCGAAGCCAAGGTAACGGCACGGAGTTAA
- a CDS encoding RHS repeat domain-containing protein: MKPRSSRVMGVVIAVLVLSGLTSISASAVQYGYDGLDRLTTAEDDSGQMTQYQYDAAGNLLSVLTTANLAQMKSANLSGAASEVWEGWTPYSTADVNAQYHLIENMSITDAVYGSVPEPTVTADVYIETGQSDSYLVQQISADTSRAGGANVYKDIRITGSQSYSIAGWIEGEQLQHAAAQAIVNYYDASGRLIGHENAANVLESSNWSHFDKILSPPGNAVKARVHLQLLLLEADGSGTARFAEITFEPYKAAE, translated from the coding sequence ATGAAACCAAGGTCTTCGCGAGTCATGGGTGTTGTCATTGCCGTACTTGTTTTATCCGGTTTGACCTCGATATCCGCATCGGCTGTTCAATACGGCTATGACGGTCTTGACCGGCTGACTACGGCGGAGGACGACAGCGGACAAATGACGCAATATCAGTACGATGCGGCCGGAAATTTACTTAGCGTGTTGACAACGGCAAACCTTGCACAGATGAAATCGGCGAATTTATCCGGGGCCGCTTCTGAAGTATGGGAGGGGTGGACGCCTTATAGTACCGCGGATGTTAACGCCCAATATCATTTGATAGAAAATATGTCGATAACGGATGCCGTCTATGGAAGTGTCCCTGAACCAACGGTAACCGCCGATGTGTATATAGAGACAGGTCAATCGGACTCTTACCTCGTTCAGCAAATTTCGGCAGATACGAGTAGAGCTGGGGGCGCAAATGTATATAAGGATATAAGGATAACCGGCTCTCAGTCGTACTCCATCGCGGGCTGGATTGAAGGAGAACAGCTGCAGCATGCTGCCGCACAGGCAATCGTTAATTACTATGACGCAAGCGGCCGATTGATTGGTCACGAGAATGCCGCAAATGTGCTCGAATCCTCAAATTGGTCTCATTTTGACAAAATATTGTCACCGCCAGGCAATGCGGTAAAGGCGCGCGTACACCTGCAGCTGCTGCTGCTTGAAGCGGACGGCTCCGGGACGGCACGTTTTGCGGAAATCACATTTGAGCCTTACAAGGCCGCGGAATGA
- the fumC gene encoding class II fumarate hydratase — protein MEFRVEKDTFGELQVPADKYWGAQTQRSLQNFKIGGEKMPLEVIYALALIKKAAAKVNARLGLLSGDKAEAIIRAADEIMQGRHDEHFPLVVWQTGSGTQTNMNVNEVISRRAGELLRLSGSEEAVHPNDDVNKGQSSNDTFPSAMHIAAYLAVRRQVLPALERLKTTLEQKADQYRSLIKIGRTHLQDATPLTLGQEISAWAAMLEKGKRFIENSAQSLLELAIGGTAVGTGLNAHPEFGAGVAREIGAELSFPFVSADNKFHALTSHDQIVHVHGALKALAADLMKIANDVRLLASGPRSGIGELLIPENEPGSSVMPGKVNPTQSEAMTMVVCQVMGNDVTIGVAASQGHFQLNVFKPVIIHSFLQSCRLLADAMSSFEEHCARGIVANEPAIHRNLHNSLMLVTALNPHIGYEKAAEIAKLAHKEGLTLKEAALKLKLLTEEEFDRLVRPENMV, from the coding sequence ATGGAATTTCGCGTAGAAAAAGATACATTTGGCGAGCTGCAGGTCCCCGCGGACAAATATTGGGGCGCACAGACCCAGCGCAGCCTGCAGAACTTCAAGATCGGCGGTGAGAAAATGCCGCTTGAGGTTATTTATGCCTTGGCGCTGATTAAGAAAGCGGCTGCAAAGGTGAATGCCAGGCTGGGCCTGCTGTCAGGCGATAAGGCGGAGGCTATTATCCGGGCGGCCGATGAAATTATGCAGGGCAGGCATGATGAGCATTTTCCGCTTGTTGTCTGGCAGACCGGGAGCGGAACGCAGACCAATATGAACGTGAATGAAGTGATATCCCGCAGAGCGGGGGAACTGCTTCGGCTTTCGGGATCGGAAGAAGCCGTCCATCCGAATGACGATGTGAATAAAGGCCAGAGCTCCAATGATACCTTTCCTTCAGCAATGCATATCGCGGCATATCTGGCGGTTCGGCGGCAGGTGCTTCCAGCGCTGGAGCGGCTTAAGACCACACTGGAACAGAAAGCGGATCAGTACCGGTCCCTGATAAAAATCGGCCGCACGCATCTGCAGGACGCGACGCCGCTGACGCTTGGGCAGGAAATAAGCGCATGGGCCGCTATGCTGGAAAAAGGAAAGCGCTTTATCGAAAACAGCGCCCAGTCTCTGCTGGAACTGGCTATCGGAGGGACGGCTGTCGGCACCGGCCTTAACGCCCACCCGGAATTTGGGGCCGGGGTCGCCCGGGAAATTGGCGCTGAGCTATCTTTCCCGTTTGTCTCGGCCGATAATAAATTCCACGCTCTGACGAGCCATGACCAGATTGTTCATGTGCATGGAGCGCTGAAGGCGCTGGCCGCCGATCTCATGAAGATCGCGAATGATGTCCGCCTCCTCGCCAGCGGCCCCCGCAGCGGCATCGGCGAGTTGCTCATCCCGGAGAACGAGCCGGGCAGCTCAGTCATGCCGGGCAAAGTGAATCCGACGCAGAGCGAGGCGATGACGATGGTCGTCTGCCAGGTGATGGGCAACGACGTGACGATTGGTGTTGCGGCCAGCCAGGGCCATTTTCAGCTTAATGTATTCAAGCCGGTCATCATCCACAGCTTCCTGCAGTCCTGCCGCCTGCTGGCGGACGCCATGTCGTCTTTTGAGGAGCATTGCGCCAGAGGCATCGTTGCCAACGAGCCGGCCATTCACCGCAATCTGCATAACTCTCTAATGCTGGTGACCGCCCTGAATCCTCATATCGGCTATGAAAAGGCGGCTGAAATCGCCAAGCTGGCGCATAAGGAAGGCCTTACGCTGAAGGAAGCCGCGCTGAAGCTGAAGCTGCTGACGGAAGAGGAATTTGACCGGCTGGTTAGGCCGGAGAACATGGTATAA
- a CDS encoding ABC transporter permease subunit, translating to MNFPLYKQMIKVNAKGIMNYAFGSAFYILLIFWLYPGIAKNTQALNDIVKAMPEGVNNAFGLNSGFASAEAFVSGEYYGLILVLILAIVCVQMSTRLMAGMVDQGSMAYLLSTPTTRAKVSATQALVLVTALIVIVGVTTLAGFLGDAWFLDASFPFNSGRFLHLNIVAFMLFFAIGGLTFLVSCLSNDEKRALGISGAIAFGFFTIDLVAKISDKLSWMKALTLFTLYRPSEIVTGQAKWGQISLVLLAVGLLAFALGIVLFKRRDLPL from the coding sequence ATGAATTTCCCATTATATAAACAAATGATTAAAGTAAATGCCAAAGGCATCATGAACTACGCCTTCGGCTCTGCCTTCTATATTCTCCTGATCTTCTGGCTGTACCCGGGCATTGCGAAGAACACGCAGGCGCTGAACGATATTGTAAAAGCCATGCCGGAGGGCGTGAACAACGCTTTCGGCCTGAACAGCGGATTCGCCAGCGCGGAAGCGTTCGTCTCGGGCGAATACTACGGCCTCATTCTGGTGCTGATTCTGGCTATTGTCTGTGTCCAGATGTCGACCCGGCTGATGGCCGGTATGGTGGACCAAGGCTCGATGGCCTATCTGCTGTCCACGCCGACCACCCGCGCCAAAGTGTCAGCGACGCAAGCCCTTGTGCTGGTAACGGCCCTGATCGTAATCGTGGGGGTTACGACCTTGGCGGGATTTTTGGGAGACGCCTGGTTTCTTGACGCCTCCTTCCCTTTCAACAGCGGACGGTTTCTGCATCTAAACATTGTCGCCTTCATGCTGTTCTTCGCGATCGGCGGTCTGACCTTTCTGGTGTCCTGCCTGTCCAACGACGAGAAGAGAGCGCTCGGCATCTCCGGCGCCATCGCCTTCGGCTTCTTCACCATTGATCTGGTCGCCAAAATCAGCGACAAGCTGAGCTGGATGAAGGCTCTGACGCTCTTCACGCTGTACCGGCCCAGCGAAATTGTCACCGGGCAAGCGAAATGGGGCCAAATCTCCCTTGTGCTGCTGGCCGTCGGCCTGCTCGCTTTCGCCCTCGGCATTGTTCTGTTCAAGCGGCGCGATCTGCCACTGTAA
- a CDS encoding TetR/AcrR family transcriptional regulator has protein sequence MKKMNGFEKRAAKIRQKIMRVTLELLKTWEPKRIRIADIAKAAGVSQVTIYNYFGSKEALIEASLKDFIDRAIEDFEAVLNGKPSIKEIVEYTIIQEKETYAAIPPSLMKQMMFEDQEMFRYIQERYEQAILPLMIRMLEEGKARNEISSKVSVNSVLIFMNFYMRNAGEMLEIAQKQENRDAFLEEMVHIFFYGICGREE, from the coding sequence ATGAAAAAAATGAACGGTTTTGAGAAGAGAGCAGCGAAAATCAGGCAAAAAATTATGAGGGTGACTCTAGAATTGCTGAAGACATGGGAGCCCAAGCGGATACGGATTGCCGATATCGCCAAGGCGGCGGGCGTCTCGCAGGTAACGATCTATAACTATTTTGGCAGCAAAGAAGCGCTCATTGAAGCATCCTTAAAGGACTTTATAGACCGGGCGATTGAGGACTTTGAAGCTGTTCTGAACGGAAAGCCTTCGATCAAAGAAATTGTGGAGTATACCATTATTCAGGAAAAAGAAACGTATGCCGCCATCCCCCCTTCTCTGATGAAGCAGATGATGTTTGAGGATCAGGAGATGTTCCGCTATATTCAGGAACGGTACGAGCAGGCGATCCTGCCACTGATGATCCGGATGCTGGAGGAGGGGAAGGCGAGGAATGAAATCTCATCCAAGGTTTCTGTAAACTCCGTGCTAATATTTATGAATTTTTATATGCGGAATGCCGGAGAGATGCTGGAAATCGCCCAGAAACAGGAGAATAGGGACGCTTTTTTGGAGGAAATGGTGCATATTTTCTTTTACGGCATCTGCGGGCGGGAGGAGTGA
- a CDS encoding ABC transporter ATP-binding protein: MLTVQGLTKTFSNGKGIRDITFSVNKGEVFGFLGPNGAGKSTTIRHLMGFMKPDRGHAAICGLDVWNAQGTVQKHVGYLPGEIAFVDGMTGIAFLDFMADMQGLKDKSKRSELIRRLQFDANTPIRKMSKGMKQKVGLVAAFMHSPEVIILDEPTSGLDPLMQKVFIELVLEEKAQGTTFLMSSHSFSEIERTCDRAAIIKDGSLIAVKNIHELQSMQRKLFDVVFENKEDALRFRTSGLSIENYDDFRVRVAIQGNYNTFIEEAAKYRIRSMDVFTQNLEDIFMDYYDREGSQP, encoded by the coding sequence ATGCTTACTGTCCAAGGATTGACCAAGACATTTTCAAACGGGAAGGGAATTCGGGATATTACCTTTTCGGTAAACAAGGGCGAGGTATTCGGCTTTCTCGGACCGAACGGAGCCGGCAAGTCGACGACCATCCGGCATCTTATGGGCTTTATGAAGCCCGACCGGGGACATGCGGCCATATGCGGACTCGATGTATGGAATGCGCAGGGCACGGTGCAGAAGCATGTAGGCTACCTGCCGGGAGAAATCGCCTTCGTCGACGGGATGACGGGAATTGCCTTTCTCGATTTTATGGCAGACATGCAGGGCTTGAAGGATAAAAGCAAGCGCAGCGAACTGATCCGGCGCCTTCAGTTTGACGCGAATACCCCAATCCGCAAGATGTCCAAAGGCATGAAGCAGAAGGTCGGCCTGGTCGCCGCGTTCATGCACAGCCCGGAGGTGATTATTCTCGATGAGCCCACTTCCGGCCTGGACCCGCTGATGCAAAAGGTGTTCATTGAATTGGTGCTGGAAGAAAAAGCGCAGGGTACGACCTTCTTAATGTCGTCGCACAGCTTCTCCGAAATCGAGCGCACCTGCGACCGGGCTGCTATTATCAAGGACGGCAGCCTCATCGCCGTCAAGAACATTCATGAGCTGCAATCGATGCAGCGGAAGCTGTTCGACGTCGTCTTCGAGAACAAGGAGGACGCGCTCCGGTTCCGCACCTCCGGTCTGTCCATCGAGAATTACGATGATTTCCGCGTCCGGGTCGCCATACAAGGCAACTATAATACATTCATCGAAGAGGCGGCGAAATACCGTATCCGCAGTATGGATGTATTTACCCAGAACCTGGAGGATATTTTTATGGATTATTACGACCGGGAGGGGAGCCAGCCATGA
- a CDS encoding aminotransferase class I/II-fold pyridoxal phosphate-dependent enzyme, whose product MTLKASKNRWRADKLSSLGSSIFQEVAGWKAEAAAGGLELIDLGIGSPDRGPSSEIRRVLSEAVLKEDSYSYPSSEGGLAFRSKAAAWMKYRFGVEVDPETEMLTLMGSQDGLAHLALAVCNPGDVAIVPDPGYPIYSGALAIAGVTPWPLPLKAENGFLPDLSSIPEEVLERAAFILLNFPGNPVSVRADYAFFEQLIGFARRWNLLVVHDLAYSEMGFDGYRPISILQVPGAREAAVEFHSFSKSFNMAGCRIGFLAGNADAIGALRSLKGNIDYGVFEPVQEAAIAALEQAMGADAGEGVGPLYERRRDAFIGALRGEGWDVPKPAATMFVWAPLPAAAAAGGLDSRRFARELLLETGVAVIPGDAFGAEGRGFVRIALVEEEERLAEAARRIGRFLRAKGLAE is encoded by the coding sequence TTGACTCTTAAAGCTTCTAAAAATAGATGGCGCGCTGACAAACTGTCGAGTCTTGGCTCCTCCATCTTTCAGGAGGTTGCAGGCTGGAAAGCCGAAGCGGCAGCGGGCGGCCTTGAGCTTATCGACCTTGGCATCGGCAGTCCGGATCGCGGACCGTCTTCTGAAATTCGGCGCGTACTCAGCGAGGCCGTATTAAAGGAAGACAGCTATTCGTATCCGTCCTCCGAAGGCGGACTGGCGTTCCGCAGCAAAGCGGCAGCCTGGATGAAGTACCGGTTCGGAGTAGAGGTCGATCCCGAGACAGAGATGCTGACGCTGATGGGCTCCCAGGACGGACTGGCGCATCTGGCGCTGGCGGTCTGCAATCCCGGCGATGTGGCGATCGTACCCGATCCCGGTTACCCGATTTATTCCGGTGCTCTGGCCATTGCCGGCGTTACGCCTTGGCCGCTGCCGCTGAAGGCGGAGAATGGCTTCCTGCCGGATCTTAGCTCTATCCCCGAAGAAGTGCTGGAGCGCGCCGCATTTATTCTGCTGAATTTTCCCGGCAATCCGGTCTCCGTAAGAGCAGACTATGCGTTCTTTGAGCAGCTGATCGGCTTCGCCCGGCGGTGGAACCTGCTTGTCGTGCATGATCTCGCTTACTCCGAGATGGGCTTTGACGGATACCGGCCGATCAGCATCCTGCAAGTACCGGGCGCGCGTGAGGCGGCGGTCGAATTTCATTCCTTCTCCAAGAGCTTCAACATGGCCGGCTGCCGCATCGGCTTCCTGGCCGGGAACGCTGATGCTATAGGCGCCCTGCGAAGCCTCAAGGGCAACATCGACTACGGCGTCTTCGAGCCTGTGCAGGAGGCGGCGATTGCCGCGCTGGAGCAGGCGATGGGCGCGGACGCAGGCGAAGGCGTCGGCCCGCTGTACGAGCGGCGGCGCGATGCCTTCATCGGCGCGCTGCGCGGGGAAGGCTGGGATGTGCCGAAGCCAGCAGCGACAATGTTTGTGTGGGCGCCGCTGCCCGCTGCGGCGGCTGCGGGAGGCCTTGACTCGCGCCGCTTCGCCCGCGAGCTGCTGCTGGAGACGGGCGTCGCCGTCATCCCGGGCGACGCCTTCGGCGCGGAGGGGCGGGGCTTCGTCCGCATCGCGCTCGTCGAGGAGGAAGAGCGGCTCGCCGAAGCGGCCCGGCGGATCGGGCGGTTTCTCCGCGCCAAAGGATTGGCGGAGTAG